One Chromobacterium paludis genomic window carries:
- a CDS encoding GAF domain-containing protein yields the protein MIPASQLTDYLREQALKLDLTELQIAVMTLQAVIAVDKPAPSRDLYRYKVPKLGEGGSCSLIDELEEAPYDLRVVLGAETRETTLALANLHALLDSVNHKLGADWIGIYRKIGAGKNGVLVKLAYKGVESRAEFPLTEEFAAISNNSRVGLTGWAVMLDDVAQWREEGGGYYECDPKVKSEACLPVLHSDDNVLGIIDAESFQTGHFTPERQVWLVALAVVLPQLLLQLPPLENGENLPN from the coding sequence ATGATACCCGCAAGCCAGTTGACCGACTATCTGCGAGAGCAGGCCCTGAAGCTAGACCTCACGGAGCTGCAGATCGCCGTGATGACGCTGCAGGCTGTGATTGCCGTGGACAAGCCGGCGCCCAGCCGCGACCTGTACCGTTACAAGGTGCCCAAACTGGGAGAGGGCGGCAGCTGCTCCTTGATCGACGAGCTGGAGGAAGCTCCTTATGACCTGCGCGTGGTACTGGGGGCGGAGACGCGCGAAACCACCCTCGCGCTGGCCAATCTCCATGCCTTGCTTGATTCGGTCAATCATAAGCTAGGCGCGGACTGGATCGGCATCTACCGCAAAATTGGAGCAGGCAAGAACGGCGTGCTGGTCAAGCTGGCTTACAAGGGCGTGGAAAGCCGCGCGGAGTTTCCGCTGACCGAAGAGTTTGCCGCCATCAGCAACAACAGCCGCGTGGGCCTGACCGGCTGGGCCGTGATGCTGGACGACGTGGCGCAATGGCGCGAGGAAGGCGGCGGCTACTATGAATGCGACCCCAAGGTGAAGAGCGAGGCCTGCCTGCCGGTGCTGCACAGCGACGACAACGTGCTGGGCATCATTGATGCCGAATCGTTTCAGACCGGACATTTCACGCCTGAGCGCCAAGTGTGGCTGGTGGCGCTGGCCGTGGTGCTGCCACAATTGCTGCTTCAACTGCCGCCGCTTGAAAACGGGGAAAACCTCCCCAACTAA
- a CDS encoding NADH-quinone oxidoreductase subunit B family protein, translating to MARKLTVATCSLAGCFGCHMSLLDIDERLAALTERVAFDRSPLTDIKRVSDGVDLGLIEGGVCNEENVETLREFRRQCRVLVAVGACALTGGVPALRNRFSAEACLAEAYGGGATLAAPLRPGDPELPRLLDKVYPVHELVAVDYCLPGCPPPADAFWELLTALLDGREPRLDYALRRFD from the coding sequence ATGGCGCGCAAACTGACGGTTGCCACTTGTTCGCTGGCGGGTTGCTTCGGTTGCCATATGTCGCTGCTCGATATCGACGAGCGATTGGCGGCCTTGACCGAGCGCGTGGCCTTTGACCGCAGCCCGCTGACCGACATCAAGCGCGTGTCCGATGGCGTGGACCTGGGCCTGATCGAGGGCGGGGTATGCAATGAGGAGAATGTCGAAACGCTGCGCGAATTCCGCCGACAGTGCCGCGTGCTGGTCGCCGTCGGCGCCTGCGCGCTGACCGGCGGCGTGCCGGCCCTGCGCAACCGCTTTTCGGCGGAGGCGTGCTTGGCCGAGGCCTACGGCGGCGGCGCCACGCTGGCCGCGCCGCTGCGGCCGGGCGATCCTGAGCTGCCGCGCTTGCTGGACAAGGTCTATCCCGTGCACGAGCTGGTGGCCGTCGATTATTGCCTGCCGGGCTGTCCGCCGCCGGCCGACGCGTTCTGGGAGCTGTTGACGGCCTTGCTGGATGGGCGTGAGCCCCGGCTGGACTATGCGCTGCGCCGTTTTGATTAA
- a CDS encoding 2Fe-2S iron-sulfur cluster-binding protein gives MFLLDGREIAFEPGQTIMDAALQAGVYIPHLCHHPDFPPHGSCRLCCVRVNGRVEAACATPAQAGMAVENLSEDLQRDRRLLVQMLFVEGNHFCPFCERSGNCQLQAVAYFVGMEEAHYAHFYPRRELDASHPDILLDRDRCIQCALCVRASREADGKSVFELAGRGAATQLIVNSPSGLLKDSALQVTDRAAHVCPVGAILIKRQGYRAAIGERLYDERTIAEVGNRRPDEE, from the coding sequence ATGTTTCTGCTGGACGGGCGCGAGATCGCGTTCGAGCCGGGCCAAACCATCATGGACGCGGCTTTGCAGGCCGGCGTCTACATCCCGCATCTATGCCATCACCCGGATTTTCCGCCGCACGGCAGCTGCCGCCTATGCTGCGTGCGCGTCAATGGCCGGGTGGAGGCAGCTTGCGCCACGCCGGCCCAGGCGGGGATGGCGGTGGAGAACCTAAGCGAAGACTTGCAGCGCGACCGGCGGCTGCTGGTGCAGATGCTATTCGTGGAGGGCAACCATTTTTGTCCGTTTTGCGAGCGCAGCGGCAACTGCCAGCTGCAGGCCGTGGCTTACTTTGTCGGCATGGAGGAGGCGCATTACGCGCATTTCTATCCGCGGCGCGAGTTGGACGCCTCGCATCCCGACATCCTGCTGGACCGCGACCGCTGCATCCAATGCGCGCTGTGCGTGCGCGCCAGCCGCGAGGCGGACGGCAAGAGCGTGTTCGAGCTGGCCGGGCGCGGCGCGGCCACGCAGTTGATCGTGAATTCGCCTTCCGGCCTGCTCAAGGATTCTGCGTTGCAGGTCACGGATAGGGCGGCGCATGTCTGTCCGGTGGGAGCCATCCTGATCAAGCGCCAAGGCTACCGCGCGGCGATAGGCGAGCGCCTGTACGACGAGCGGACGATAGCCGAAGTGGGCAATCGTCGGCCAGACGAGGAGTGA
- a CDS encoding Ni/Fe hydrogenase subunit alpha yields the protein MSDSLESADHPERLRRVAIAPLSRVEGHGKITLLLDDDGRVRQARLHIVEFRGFEKFIQGRPYWEVPTLVQRLCGICPVSHLLAASKAMDAIALGDAAVPPAATRLRRLLHFGQVLQSHALHFFHLASPDLLFGADDAVAHRNFLGVLEDERSLAMNGIRLRKYGQELIQTLTGKRIHGTGSVPGGFNKPLRAAERDALRAGLPDLLDWARQGLDVAKSLFLAGGDRYRTFAAAPSNFLSLIGADGALELFDGGLRVKDAAGAIVMDHVDVRGYADLLREEVKPWTYMKFPYLAALGPERGWYRVGPLARVNNCGFIATPLAEAARREFVEYGAGAPVQATLAYHWARMIELLHCVEAIAELLGDAAILDTDLLAQGRRASEGIGVIEAPRGTLFHHYRVGEDDLVSMANLIVSTTSNNQAMNASIRSAAAEIFDGREISEAMLNRMETAVRAYDPCLSCATHAMGKMPLLVELLTVDGAVADRAIRHGDGSFERGLAP from the coding sequence ATGAGCGACAGCCTGGAGTCGGCAGACCATCCGGAACGCCTGCGGCGCGTGGCGATAGCGCCGCTCAGCCGGGTGGAGGGGCATGGCAAGATCACGCTGCTGCTGGACGACGATGGCCGCGTGCGCCAAGCGCGGCTGCACATCGTCGAGTTTCGCGGCTTCGAGAAATTCATCCAGGGCCGGCCCTATTGGGAGGTGCCGACGCTGGTGCAGCGGCTGTGCGGCATCTGCCCGGTGAGCCATCTGCTGGCCGCGTCCAAGGCCATGGACGCGATCGCGCTGGGCGATGCGGCGGTGCCGCCGGCCGCCACCCGGCTGCGCCGCTTGCTGCACTTCGGCCAGGTGCTGCAGTCCCACGCCCTGCATTTCTTCCATCTGGCCTCGCCGGACTTGCTGTTTGGGGCTGACGACGCGGTGGCGCATCGCAATTTCCTGGGCGTGCTGGAGGATGAGCGTTCGCTGGCGATGAACGGCATCCGGTTGCGCAAATACGGGCAAGAATTGATCCAAACCCTGACCGGCAAGCGCATCCACGGCACCGGCTCGGTGCCGGGCGGCTTCAACAAACCCTTGCGCGCGGCGGAGCGCGACGCGCTGCGCGCGGGGCTGCCGGACCTGCTGGATTGGGCGAGGCAGGGCTTGGACGTCGCTAAATCATTGTTTCTGGCCGGCGGCGACCGCTATCGGACCTTTGCTGCCGCGCCATCGAACTTTTTATCGCTGATAGGCGCGGACGGCGCGCTGGAGCTGTTCGACGGCGGCTTGCGGGTCAAGGACGCGGCCGGCGCCATCGTGATGGATCACGTGGATGTCCGCGGCTATGCCGATTTGCTGCGCGAGGAGGTCAAACCATGGACGTATATGAAGTTTCCTTACCTGGCCGCCTTGGGGCCGGAGCGCGGCTGGTATCGCGTGGGGCCGCTGGCGCGCGTCAATAATTGCGGCTTCATCGCCACGCCGCTGGCCGAAGCGGCGCGGCGGGAGTTTGTCGAATATGGCGCGGGGGCGCCGGTGCAGGCGACGTTGGCCTACCACTGGGCGCGCATGATAGAGCTGCTGCATTGCGTGGAGGCCATCGCGGAACTGCTGGGCGATGCGGCCATACTGGACACGGACTTGCTGGCGCAAGGCCGGCGCGCGAGCGAGGGCATAGGCGTGATCGAGGCGCCGCGCGGCACCTTGTTCCACCATTACCGGGTGGGCGAGGACGACCTGGTGAGCATGGCCAATCTGATCGTCTCCACCACCAGCAACAATCAGGCGATGAACGCGTCCATCCGTTCCGCCGCGGCGGAAATTTTCGACGGCCGCGAAATCAGCGAGGCCATGCTGAACCGCATGGAAACCGCGGTGCGCGCCTATGATCCCTGTCTGTCCTGCGCCACCCACGCCATGGGCAAAATGCCGTTGCTGGTGGAACTGCTAACCGTGGATGGGGCCGTGGCGGACCGCGCCATCCGCCATGGCGACGGCAGTTTCGAACGCGGGCTGGCGCCATGA
- a CDS encoding ISAs1 family transposase has translation MEHLAEVPEPRTGRYIAHPLDEILVIAVCAIFAGAESFVEAVEWAEVKEAWLRRFLPLKNGIPSHDTVNRVFRLLDPKQFENAFRSWTQGLLGSFQQIAIDGKCLRGTARGAHSPVHMVSAFATELGLALGQEKVADKSNEITAIPALLAALDVEGCLVSLDAMGCQKEVAKTIVARKADYLLAVKENQPKLRQAVACALHDHPTERVASAQKGHGRTVLQHVVTARADGIVDAQAWPGCQTVGRVDSVRLDGRGQSALEQRYYLSSRALSAEELAQAVRRHWAIENGLHWCLDVIFREDNCPLREDHGPQNFALLLKFALNLLRSSPYQAKKSMRVRRKRAGWDDEALAELLGMSPL, from the coding sequence ATGGAACATTTGGCCGAGGTGCCCGAGCCGAGGACCGGGCGCTACATCGCCCATCCGCTGGACGAAATTCTGGTGATTGCCGTGTGCGCCATCTTCGCGGGGGCGGAGAGCTTTGTGGAGGCGGTCGAGTGGGCTGAGGTTAAGGAAGCTTGGCTGCGGCGCTTCCTGCCGTTGAAGAATGGCATTCCTTCTCACGATACCGTCAACCGCGTGTTCCGACTGCTGGATCCCAAGCAGTTCGAGAACGCCTTCCGCAGCTGGACGCAAGGACTGCTGGGCTCGTTCCAGCAGATCGCCATCGATGGCAAATGCCTGCGCGGCACCGCTCGCGGCGCGCACAGCCCGGTGCACATGGTCAGCGCCTTCGCCACCGAACTGGGCTTGGCGCTGGGGCAGGAGAAAGTCGCCGACAAAAGCAATGAAATCACTGCGATTCCGGCGTTGCTGGCCGCACTGGATGTGGAGGGCTGTCTGGTCAGCCTGGATGCGATGGGCTGCCAGAAAGAGGTTGCCAAGACCATCGTGGCGCGTAAAGCGGACTATTTGCTGGCGGTGAAGGAGAACCAGCCCAAGCTACGTCAGGCCGTAGCGTGCGCGCTGCATGACCATCCCACCGAGCGAGTGGCCAGCGCGCAAAAAGGGCATGGCCGCACGGTGTTGCAACATGTGGTGACAGCCCGGGCGGACGGCATTGTCGACGCTCAGGCCTGGCCCGGCTGCCAAACAGTGGGTCGCGTGGATTCGGTGCGGCTGGATGGTCGCGGACAATCGGCGCTGGAGCAGCGCTATTATTTGTCGTCGCGCGCGTTGAGCGCGGAAGAGCTGGCGCAGGCGGTGCGCCGTCATTGGGCGATCGAAAACGGCCTGCATTGGTGTCTGGATGTGATTTTTCGGGAAGATAACTGCCCATTGCGCGAAGATCATGGACCGCAGAATTTTGCGCTGCTGCTGAAATTCGCGCTCAACCTGCTGCGTAGTTCGCCGTATCAGGCCAAGAAAAGCATGCGGGTGCGACGCAAGCGTGCCGGCTGGGATGATGAGGCCTTGGCTGAGTTGCTGGGCATGTCGCCTTTATGA
- a CDS encoding NAD(P)H-dependent oxidoreductase subunit E codes for MTAARHMMPDALLVQALLARHPRRTEALLPLLLDAQQALGCVPQSLHGGIADHLGLTLAQVRAAIAFYHFLSAEPLGDYCLRLSDSVTDRLGGGEAIRDGLLARLGAQQGVTRSDGRVSVHMTSCIGLADQGPAALVNGQPLTRLTLARARRLADLVERGVPLADWPRGWFSVAQPVRLAGPLLSGRPRRGEALRRAMRQGRDAALHEIRLAGLRGCGGAGFSTGLKWRLAKEAVGAARYVTCNADEGEPGTFKDRLLLARRPDLVFEGMSVAGYVIGAKRGLLYLRGEYAYLMPHLRATLRRRHAEGLLGNRVLGTDFSFDIDIQLGAGAYVCGEETALLESLEGRRGIPRLRPPYPVSAGYLGGPTVNNNVETLAWAAHILARGAAGFRARGTAQSPGGKLLSIAGDVAAPGVYEFDFGITVREVLMACGAADTQAVQVGGPSGVLISAADFDRRIAFEDLSTGGAFTVFDASRDLVDIARQFTHFFAFESCGLCTPCRVGTQLLARAADQLADGRAGGADLRRIEETGRLMRQTSHCGLGQTAANPLLDLLSRFRPLCESRLRGDGFAPDAVDGRRPCGREAR; via the coding sequence ATGACTGCCGCTCGCCACATGATGCCGGATGCCCTGCTTGTGCAGGCGCTGCTGGCTCGCCACCCGCGCCGGACCGAAGCCTTGCTGCCGTTGCTGCTGGATGCGCAGCAAGCTCTGGGCTGCGTGCCGCAATCCTTGCATGGCGGCATTGCCGACCACTTGGGCCTGACCCTGGCCCAAGTGCGCGCCGCCATCGCGTTTTACCATTTTCTCAGCGCGGAGCCGCTGGGCGATTACTGCCTGCGCCTGTCGGACAGCGTGACGGACCGATTGGGCGGAGGGGAAGCGATACGGGATGGCCTGCTGGCCAGGCTGGGGGCGCAGCAGGGCGTCACGCGCTCAGACGGCCGCGTTTCCGTGCATATGACCTCCTGCATAGGCCTGGCGGACCAAGGGCCGGCGGCGCTGGTCAATGGCCAGCCGCTGACCCGTTTGACGCTGGCGCGGGCGCGGCGGCTGGCGGACCTGGTCGAACGCGGCGTTCCCCTTGCCGACTGGCCGCGCGGCTGGTTTTCTGTGGCGCAGCCTGTGCGGCTGGCGGGGCCGTTGTTGTCCGGCCGGCCAAGGCGGGGCGAGGCATTGCGCCGAGCCATGCGGCAGGGGCGGGACGCGGCGCTGCATGAAATCCGTCTCGCCGGTTTGCGCGGCTGCGGCGGCGCGGGTTTCTCCACCGGGCTGAAATGGCGGCTGGCCAAAGAGGCGGTCGGAGCGGCGCGCTATGTCACTTGCAATGCGGACGAAGGCGAGCCGGGCACCTTCAAGGACAGGTTGCTGCTGGCGCGCCGGCCTGACTTGGTGTTTGAGGGCATGAGCGTGGCGGGCTATGTCATCGGCGCCAAGCGGGGCCTGCTCTATCTGCGCGGCGAATACGCTTACCTCATGCCGCATTTGCGCGCGACGCTGCGGCGGCGCCATGCGGAGGGCCTGCTGGGTAATCGCGTGCTGGGGACGGATTTTTCTTTCGACATCGATATCCAGTTGGGCGCCGGCGCCTATGTCTGCGGCGAAGAAACCGCCTTGCTGGAATCGTTGGAGGGCCGGCGGGGCATCCCGCGCTTGCGGCCGCCGTATCCGGTCAGCGCAGGCTATCTGGGTGGGCCGACTGTCAACAATAACGTCGAGACGCTGGCCTGGGCCGCGCATATCCTGGCGCGCGGCGCGGCAGGTTTTCGCGCGCGCGGCACGGCGCAATCGCCCGGCGGCAAGCTGCTGAGCATAGCCGGCGATGTCGCGGCGCCGGGCGTGTATGAGTTTGACTTTGGCATCACTGTCCGCGAGGTGCTGATGGCCTGCGGAGCGGCCGATACGCAGGCGGTGCAGGTGGGCGGACCCAGCGGCGTCCTGATTTCCGCGGCCGATTTCGACCGGCGCATCGCCTTCGAGGACTTGTCCACTGGCGGTGCCTTCACCGTGTTCGACGCGAGCCGCGATCTTGTGGACATCGCCCGCCAGTTCACGCATTTCTTCGCCTTCGAAAGCTGCGGCTTGTGCACGCCGTGCCGGGTGGGCACGCAGCTGCTCGCCCGCGCGGCGGACCAGCTGGCCGATGGACGCGCGGGCGGCGCGGACCTGAGGCGAATCGAGGAGACGGGCCGCCTCATGCGCCAAACGAGCCATTGCGGCTTGGGGCAGACGGCGGCCAATCCCTTGCTGGACCTCCTGTCGCGCTTTCGTCCCTTGTGCGAATCGAGGCTGCGCGGCGATGGGTTTGCGCCGGATGCCGTTGACGGCCGCCGGCCATGCGGCAGGGAGGCGCGATGA
- a CDS encoding hydrogenase maturation protease, translating to MSGRAAILVFGFGNPSRGDDAIGPLLAERLRGWLSERNMSGVEAMTDMQLNIEHALDLVGRRRVLFIDTALDGEAPFDCRTVPAADDASYTTHAVSPAALLAICERVAGGPLPRAQLLAVRGERFELGAPLSEDAAERLEQAWRWLLAWCREVCAEAPNHA from the coding sequence ATGAGCGGGCGCGCGGCGATCCTGGTGTTCGGCTTCGGCAACCCCAGCCGCGGCGACGACGCCATCGGCCCCTTGCTGGCCGAGCGGCTGCGCGGCTGGCTGTCTGAGCGGAATATGAGCGGCGTGGAGGCGATGACCGATATGCAGCTCAATATCGAACACGCGCTGGATCTGGTTGGCCGCCGGCGCGTGCTGTTCATCGACACCGCCTTGGATGGAGAGGCGCCTTTCGATTGCCGAACGGTGCCGGCGGCGGATGACGCCAGCTACACCACGCACGCGGTTTCCCCGGCCGCCTTGCTGGCCATTTGCGAGCGAGTGGCCGGCGGGCCCTTGCCGCGCGCGCAGCTGCTGGCGGTGCGCGGCGAGCGCTTCGAGCTGGGGGCGCCGCTCAGCGAGGACGCCGCGGAGCGGCTGGAACAGGCATGGCGCTGGCTGCTGGCGTGGTGTCGGGAGGTTTGCGCGGAGGCGCCCAATCATGCATGA
- a CDS encoding hydrogenase maturation nickel metallochaperone HypA/HybF encodes MHELSLAEEILAIVEHHAVGLSAVTSIRLRVGSLAGVDTAALRFALETVLRGGKAEAAEIEIEETPARAVCRDCGLEQRLEERICACAACGALGLALICGDELQVSAIAGVD; translated from the coding sequence ATGCATGAGCTGTCGCTGGCGGAAGAGATACTGGCCATTGTCGAGCATCACGCGGTCGGGCTGTCCGCCGTCACGTCCATCCGGCTGCGCGTGGGGTCGCTGGCGGGCGTCGATACGGCTGCGCTGCGGTTTGCCCTGGAAACCGTGCTGCGCGGAGGCAAGGCGGAAGCGGCCGAGATTGAAATCGAGGAGACGCCGGCTCGCGCGGTGTGCCGGGATTGCGGGTTGGAGCAGCGGCTCGAGGAGCGCATCTGCGCATGCGCGGCCTGCGGCGCCTTGGGTCTGGCGCTGATTTGCGGCGATGAGCTGCAGGTGTCGGCGATTGCCGGGGTGGATTAG
- the ribA gene encoding GTP cyclohydrolase II: MSSHPQATPEPVICYIASCKLPTPWGEFIMHGFEEDSGQEHVALTLGEVADGQPVLARLHSECLTGDALFSLRCDCGFQLEAAMEAISKAGRGALLYLRQEGRGIGLINKIRAYKLQDGGADTVEANEQLGFPADMRDFRIARHMLEHLGIGSVKVMTNNPRKLATLEAAGIKVVERVPLQVGRNPYNDHYLDTKAAKLGHMLFK, from the coding sequence ATGTCGTCGCACCCGCAAGCCACCCCCGAACCCGTCATCTGTTACATCGCCAGTTGCAAGCTGCCCACGCCGTGGGGCGAGTTCATCATGCATGGTTTCGAGGAGGACAGCGGCCAGGAGCATGTGGCGTTGACGCTGGGCGAGGTGGCGGATGGACAGCCGGTGCTGGCGCGGCTGCATTCGGAATGCCTGACCGGCGACGCGCTGTTCTCCCTGCGCTGCGATTGCGGCTTCCAGCTGGAGGCCGCGATGGAGGCCATCAGCAAGGCCGGGCGCGGCGCGCTGCTGTATCTGCGCCAGGAGGGCCGCGGCATCGGTCTGATCAACAAAATCCGCGCCTACAAGCTGCAGGATGGCGGCGCGGATACCGTGGAAGCCAACGAACAGCTGGGCTTTCCGGCCGATATGCGAGATTTCCGCATCGCCCGCCACATGCTGGAACATTTAGGAATAGGCAGCGTCAAGGTGATGACCAACAATCCCCGCAAGCTGGCCACGTTGGAAGCGGCCGGCATCAAGGTGGTGGAACGGGTGCCGCTGCAGGTGGGGCGCAATCCCTACAATGATCATTATCTGGATACCAAGGCGGCCAAGTTGGGTCATATGCTGTTCAAGTAA
- a CDS encoding DnaJ family domain-containing protein, producing MAKMLETFDQEIAAYIRRSEESGELRRARNWGKPLEADEGYEATPADLRMGYKILKNAGVVPPEVEIMKSLHAMREQLSALEPGSQEAQALRQEIQKAQLTLALQMDALRGG from the coding sequence ATGGCGAAAATGCTGGAAACATTCGATCAGGAGATCGCCGCTTACATCCGCAGAAGCGAAGAAAGCGGCGAACTGCGGCGTGCCCGCAATTGGGGAAAGCCGCTGGAGGCGGATGAAGGTTACGAGGCGACGCCCGCCGACCTGCGCATGGGCTACAAGATACTGAAGAACGCCGGCGTGGTGCCGCCTGAAGTCGAGATCATGAAGTCGTTGCATGCCATGCGCGAGCAACTGTCTGCCCTGGAGCCTGGCTCGCAAGAGGCGCAGGCCTTGAGGCAGGAAATCCAGAAAGCACAACTTACCCTGGCCTTGCAGATGGATGCCTTGCGCGGCGGCTAG
- a CDS encoding substrate-binding periplasmic protein produces MSFEENGQVKGMAVDLVGQIQQRLGAEQPVRLLPWARAYNFLLTRPNVLLFVMGRTPEREKLMTMIGPVATAAINLYCRKGEGDALRRLGDKLRLQPLAAFRSSIFLTTAKRHGFLNIVESTDPVQSALLLHASRVAMWSEGDSVVNNVLRKAGLPAEEIELLLPLEKIDLYLAFSRGTSRATILEWEQALREMKRDGSFRKLYQRWLPGAPPPMQVELAGLAP; encoded by the coding sequence ATCAGTTTTGAAGAAAACGGGCAAGTAAAAGGCATGGCGGTCGATCTGGTAGGCCAGATCCAGCAACGACTCGGTGCCGAGCAGCCAGTCAGGCTGCTGCCTTGGGCGCGCGCCTACAACTTCTTGCTGACCCGGCCCAATGTGCTGCTGTTTGTGATGGGCCGCACGCCGGAGCGTGAGAAGCTGATGACGATGATAGGCCCGGTGGCGACCGCGGCAATCAATCTGTATTGCCGCAAGGGCGAGGGCGATGCGTTGCGACGTCTGGGCGACAAGCTGCGGCTGCAACCCCTGGCGGCCTTTCGCAGCAGCATTTTTCTGACCACGGCCAAGCGGCATGGCTTCCTCAACATCGTGGAGAGCACGGACCCGGTGCAGTCGGCCCTGCTGTTGCATGCGAGCAGAGTGGCCATGTGGTCGGAGGGGGATAGCGTGGTGAACAATGTGCTGCGCAAGGCTGGCCTGCCGGCAGAGGAAATCGAGCTGTTGCTTCCTCTGGAGAAGATAGATTTGTATCTGGCCTTCTCGCGTGGGACGAGCCGGGCCACGATACTGGAGTGGGAACAAGCGCTGAGAGAGATGAAGCGCGACGGGAGCTTCCGCAAGCTCTATCAGCGCTGGTTGCCCGGCGCGCCGCCGCCCATGCAGGTGGAGCTGGCAGGGCTGGCTCCTTGA
- the hslO gene encoding Hsp33 family molecular chaperone HslO: MKQNDTLQRFLFDGAPARGALVRLDGAWQQVLSRRDYPPVLKTVLGEMMAASVLMAANLKFDGTLILQIHGTGALKLAVVECNNDRTVRATAKWQGEPEDKPLAELLGEGGKFVLTLEPRLDKSQTWQGIVALEGDSVGQMLENYMLRSEQLETTLVLASSDSTAAGMLLQRLPEGHGEAEGWNRIQMLGRTLKAEELLELGAEDILHRLFHEETVRVFDQESVSFNCNCSRERVGGMLTMLGGQEVGEVMLEQGSVEIVCDYCNQHYVFDEDDVNQLFDYDVMAAVREARH; encoded by the coding sequence ATGAAGCAAAACGACACACTGCAACGATTCCTGTTTGACGGCGCGCCGGCGCGCGGCGCGCTGGTGCGGCTGGATGGCGCCTGGCAACAGGTGCTGAGCCGCCGCGACTATCCGCCCGTCCTGAAGACCGTGCTGGGCGAAATGATGGCTGCCTCGGTGTTGATGGCGGCCAATCTGAAGTTCGACGGCACGCTGATTTTGCAGATCCACGGCACCGGCGCGCTGAAGCTGGCGGTGGTGGAGTGCAATAACGACCGCACCGTGCGCGCCACCGCCAAATGGCAGGGCGAGCCGGAAGACAAACCGCTGGCCGAACTGTTGGGCGAGGGCGGCAAGTTCGTGCTGACGCTGGAGCCGCGCCTGGATAAAAGCCAGACCTGGCAGGGCATCGTGGCGCTGGAGGGCGACTCGGTGGGCCAGATGCTGGAAAACTACATGTTGCGCTCCGAGCAGCTGGAAACCACGCTGGTGTTGGCCAGCAGCGACAGCACTGCCGCGGGCATGCTGCTGCAGCGCCTGCCGGAAGGGCATGGCGAGGCCGAGGGCTGGAACCGCATCCAAATGTTGGGCCGCACCCTGAAAGCGGAAGAACTGTTGGAGCTGGGCGCCGAGGACATTCTGCATCGTCTGTTCCACGAGGAAACGGTGCGCGTGTTCGACCAGGAAAGCGTCAGCTTCAATTGCAATTGTTCGCGCGAACGGGTCGGAGGCATGCTGACCATGCTAGGCGGCCAGGAAGTGGGCGAGGTGATGCTGGAGCAAGGCAGCGTGGAGATTGTCTGCGATTACTGCAACCAGCACTACGTGTTCGACGAGGACGATGTCAACCAGCTGTTTGATTACGATGTGATGGCGGCGGTGCGCGAGGCGCGCCACTAA
- a CDS encoding Ntn hydrolase family protein, giving the protein MTTIVAVRKGNQIAIAADSQTTFGDDQKLLAPYDCFHNKIFRHGDSYLAVSGSAAHDLVLQGALKDLKKKDLSSRQGIFDTFRKLHPKLKDAFYLRPEEDEEDPYESSQMMVVIANRHGIFGVYPMREIYEFSRIWAIGSGRKFAMGAMYAVYDQDLSAREIAEIGVRAGCEFDVSSSLPMSVYTVELAAEAAKEA; this is encoded by the coding sequence ATGACAACCATCGTGGCCGTGCGCAAGGGCAATCAGATTGCCATTGCCGCCGACAGCCAGACCACCTTTGGCGACGACCAGAAACTGCTGGCGCCGTACGACTGCTTCCACAACAAGATTTTCCGCCATGGCGACAGCTATCTGGCCGTGTCCGGCTCCGCCGCGCATGATCTGGTGTTGCAAGGCGCGCTGAAGGACCTGAAGAAAAAGGACTTGAGCAGCCGCCAGGGCATTTTCGACACCTTCCGCAAGCTGCACCCCAAGCTGAAGGACGCGTTTTATCTGCGGCCGGAGGAAGACGAGGAAGATCCGTACGAGTCCAGTCAGATGATGGTGGTGATCGCCAACCGCCATGGCATTTTCGGCGTTTACCCCATGCGCGAAATCTATGAATTCTCCCGCATCTGGGCGATAGGCTCCGGCCGCAAGTTCGCCATGGGGGCGATGTATGCCGTGTACGATCAGGACCTGTCCGCCCGCGAGATCGCCGAAATCGGCGTGCGCGCCGGCTGCGAGTTCGACGTCAGCTCCTCGCTGCCGATGTCTGTCTATACCGTAGAGCTGGCCGCCGAGGCGGCCAAGGAAGCATAA